One part of the Methanomethylovorans hollandica DSM 15978 genome encodes these proteins:
- the ltrA gene encoding group II intron reverse transcriptase/maturase: MNARHSTTPSGERLADNSIPNKWEQIDWKTVGKNVNKLQTRIVKAVRQKKWHLVKRLQYLLTNSFHAKLLAVKKVTQNRGKRTAGIDGEKWTTSTSNIKAVLELSGKNYKAKPLRRIYIEKTGKKKKRPLSIPTMYDRAMQALYALVLNPIAETTADRASFGFRKHRSSQDAKAQLFTCLSKRNSAQWILEGDIKGCFDHINHEWLLNNILMDKSILKQFLKAGYVYNRHLNPTKAGTAQGGLISPTLANITLDGMEKAIATKYHTNKRGTINKNGYNPHKVNFVRYADDFIVTADSEKVAKDIAEIIRLFLKDRGLELSREKTLISHIDDGFDFLGWNFRKYNGKLLIKPSNKSIATITKSISNVIKKGKALSQSSLIEKLNLIIVGWSEYHRSAVAKETFSKLDFRLWNMLWTWAKRRHPDKSHQWIVNRYWHGIGSRNWVFSAEGLKLKSFTDTKIIRHPCIKMDKNPYIDKEYFKWRTNYLRKQKQVL; this comes from the coding sequence ATGAATGCAAGACACTCAACGACACCGTCAGGTGAGAGGCTTGCAGACAATTCAATCCCAAACAAATGGGAACAAATCGATTGGAAAACAGTCGGAAAGAACGTTAATAAGCTGCAAACCCGAATTGTAAAAGCGGTTAGACAAAAGAAGTGGCATTTAGTTAAACGGCTACAATATTTGCTTACCAACTCTTTTCATGCCAAATTACTGGCAGTAAAGAAGGTAACACAGAACAGAGGTAAAAGAACAGCTGGAATTGATGGAGAAAAGTGGACAACATCTACCTCCAATATAAAAGCTGTTCTGGAATTATCTGGTAAGAACTACAAAGCCAAACCATTGAGACGAATCTATATTGAGAAAACTGGGAAGAAGAAAAAACGACCACTAAGCATTCCTACAATGTACGATAGAGCAATGCAGGCATTATATGCTCTTGTCCTAAACCCAATAGCAGAAACCACTGCAGACAGAGCATCTTTTGGATTTCGCAAACATCGAAGTTCACAGGATGCAAAAGCCCAATTGTTCACATGTTTGAGCAAAAGGAACTCAGCTCAATGGATTCTGGAAGGTGACATTAAAGGATGTTTTGACCATATAAATCACGAATGGCTCCTGAACAATATTCTTATGGATAAGTCAATCTTAAAGCAATTCCTTAAAGCTGGTTATGTCTACAACAGACATCTGAATCCTACCAAAGCAGGCACTGCGCAAGGTGGCCTAATATCTCCAACCTTGGCGAATATCACATTGGATGGTATGGAAAAGGCAATAGCAACAAAGTACCATACAAACAAGAGGGGAACTATCAACAAAAATGGGTATAACCCTCATAAAGTCAATTTTGTGAGATATGCAGACGATTTCATCGTCACTGCAGATTCAGAGAAAGTAGCTAAAGATATTGCTGAGATTATCAGACTATTCTTAAAGGATAGAGGACTGGAACTATCTCGTGAGAAAACCCTTATCTCCCATATAGACGATGGATTTGATTTTCTGGGATGGAATTTCCGGAAATACAACGGTAAACTCCTAATCAAACCCTCGAACAAATCTATTGCGACAATCACAAAAAGTATAAGTAACGTGATTAAGAAAGGGAAGGCTTTGTCCCAAAGTTCTCTCATTGAGAAACTTAACCTTATTATTGTTGGATGGAGCGAATACCATCGCTCAGCAGTTGCTAAAGAGACGTTCAGTAAGCTTGATTTCAGATTATGGAATATGCTATGGACGTGGGCTAAAAGGCGCCATCCAGACAAATCTCACCAATGGATAGTAAATCGATATTGGCATGGGATAGGGTCAAGGAACTGGGTATTCTCTGCAGAGGGGCTTAAACTTAAATCTTTCACGGATACGAAGATTATAAGACATCCATGTATAAAAATGGATAAGAACCCCTATATAGACAAAGAATACTTCAAATGGAGAACAAACTATCTGAGAAAGCAGAAACAAGTGTTGTAG